Proteins found in one Pseudomonas marvdashtae genomic segment:
- the gcvT gene encoding glycine cleavage system aminomethyltransferase GcvT, giving the protein MGQRTPLYDLHLALGAKMVDFGGWDMPLHYGSQVEEHHQVRRDCGVFDVSHMTVIDVAGPQAKAWLQRLLANDVDRLQDTGRALYSAMLNERGGIVDDMIIYRVEDGYRLVFNASTRDQDLAWMQAQLGEYAVQLHERPELAMLAIQGPQARLKIAELVTQSRGQLIQQLKPFEGRADGDWFIARTGYTGEDGLEIVLPAHEAPSFFNDLVGAGIPPIGLGARDTLRLEAGMNLYGQDIHQDVSPLASNMAWSIAWEPASRQFIGRSALEAELVAGVQDKLVGLVLEERGVLRAHQVVRIADIGEGEITSGSFSPTLSKSIALARVPMATADRAEVEIRGKWYPVRVVKPTFVRHGKTLI; this is encoded by the coding sequence ATGGGACAGCGTACGCCTCTGTATGACCTTCATCTCGCCCTTGGCGCGAAGATGGTCGATTTTGGCGGTTGGGATATGCCCTTGCACTATGGCTCGCAGGTAGAGGAGCACCATCAGGTGCGTCGTGACTGCGGCGTGTTCGATGTATCCCACATGACCGTGATCGACGTGGCTGGTCCCCAGGCCAAGGCCTGGTTGCAGCGCTTGCTCGCCAATGATGTCGATCGCTTGCAGGACACGGGCCGTGCGTTATACAGCGCCATGCTCAACGAGCGTGGCGGCATCGTCGACGACATGATCATCTACCGGGTCGAGGACGGTTACCGGCTGGTGTTCAATGCTTCCACCCGCGACCAGGACCTGGCCTGGATGCAGGCGCAACTTGGCGAGTACGCCGTGCAACTGCACGAGCGCCCCGAATTGGCGATGCTGGCCATCCAGGGGCCGCAAGCTCGCCTCAAGATTGCCGAACTGGTCACGCAATCTCGCGGCCAGTTGATCCAGCAGCTCAAGCCCTTCGAAGGCCGCGCCGACGGTGACTGGTTCATCGCCCGTACCGGCTACACCGGTGAAGACGGTTTGGAAATCGTCCTGCCGGCCCATGAAGCCCCGAGTTTTTTCAACGACCTGGTGGGCGCCGGCATTCCGCCCATCGGACTCGGCGCCCGGGATACCTTGCGCCTGGAAGCCGGCATGAACCTCTACGGCCAGGACATTCACCAGGATGTTTCACCCTTGGCCTCGAACATGGCCTGGAGCATCGCCTGGGAGCCTGCAAGCCGCCAGTTCATCGGTCGCAGTGCCCTCGAAGCCGAACTCGTTGCCGGCGTGCAGGACAAATTGGTCGGATTGGTGCTCGAGGAGCGCGGCGTTCTACGCGCCCATCAGGTAGTTCGTATCGCCGATATTGGCGAAGGAGAGATCACCAGTGGTAGTTTTTCTCCTACGCTTAGCAAGTCGATTGCCCTGGCACGTGTTCCGATGGCTACCGCCGACCGTGCCGAGGTGGAAATTCGTGGCAAGTGGTACCCGGTACGGGTGGTCAAGCCGACCTTCGTCCGCCATGGCAAAACCCTGATCTAA
- the gcvH gene encoding glycine cleavage system protein GcvH: MSDIPAELRFAESHEWARLEADGTVTVGISDHAQEALGDVVFVELTEVGKVFAAGDQAGVVESVKAASDIYSPVAGEVVAVNEELGGTPELLSSDPYGAWIFKLKPSDKAELDKLLDAAGYKAAIGE, from the coding sequence ATGAGTGATATCCCTGCCGAACTGCGTTTTGCCGAAAGCCATGAGTGGGCGCGCCTGGAAGCCGACGGTACTGTCACCGTGGGCATCAGCGATCATGCGCAGGAAGCCTTGGGCGATGTGGTGTTTGTCGAGTTGACTGAAGTCGGTAAGGTTTTTGCTGCGGGCGATCAGGCCGGTGTGGTCGAATCGGTTAAAGCGGCTTCCGATATCTATTCCCCGGTTGCGGGCGAAGTGGTTGCAGTCAATGAAGAGCTGGGCGGAACGCCGGAATTGCTGAGCTCCGATCCCTACGGCGCCTGGATCTTCAAGCTCAAGCCAAGCGACAAGGCCGAGCTGGACAAGTTACTCGATGCGGCAGGCTACAAGGCTGCTATCGGCGAATAA
- a CDS encoding DUF2388 domain-containing protein, translating into MRLKLAVATLALLSLPVGSAMADTFWRNVISSGATTGSTYLTFKDNKLIVAAQDDAGSFVASDGGIRGPYLEAAMQKVRADNPGLQATDMELANAILAKNAIAQE; encoded by the coding sequence ATGCGTCTCAAACTTGCTGTCGCGACCCTGGCCTTGCTTTCTCTTCCCGTTGGCTCGGCAATGGCCGACACGTTTTGGCGTAACGTCATCTCGTCCGGTGCGACCACCGGTTCCACCTACCTGACCTTCAAGGATAACAAGCTGATCGTTGCCGCCCAGGACGACGCCGGCAGCTTCGTCGCCAGCGACGGCGGTATTCGTGGCCCTTATCTGGAAGCCGCGATGCAGAAAGTCCGTGCCGACAACCCAGGCCTGCAGGCCACCGACATGGAACTGGCCAACGCGATCCTGGCGAAAAACGCCATCGCCCAGGAGTGA
- a CDS encoding NfeD family protein: MWVFLQQMSYWDWLALGVILLILEVFGAGGYLLWIGMAAAAVGVLTFVLPQLPWEMQFLLFGLFAIATALYWWRRQRSAVRQSDQPHLNLRGQELIGKAFLVHEAIVDGRGKIKVADGVWLAKGPDSPVGARVKVIAQEGAILTVERTD, encoded by the coding sequence ATGTGGGTATTCCTGCAGCAAATGTCGTACTGGGACTGGCTGGCGCTGGGCGTCATCCTGCTGATCCTGGAAGTGTTTGGCGCCGGCGGTTACCTGCTGTGGATCGGCATGGCAGCCGCCGCCGTCGGGGTGCTCACGTTCGTCCTGCCGCAGCTGCCCTGGGAAATGCAATTCCTGCTGTTCGGCCTGTTCGCCATCGCGACAGCCTTGTACTGGTGGCGACGCCAGCGCAGCGCTGTTCGTCAAAGCGATCAGCCGCACCTGAACCTGCGTGGCCAGGAACTCATCGGCAAGGCCTTCCTGGTGCATGAAGCGATTGTCGACGGCCGCGGCAAGATCAAGGTGGCCGACGGCGTCTGGCTGGCCAAGGGGCCCGATTCGCCCGTTGGCGCCCGGGTCAAGGTAATTGCCCAGGAAGGCGCGATATTGACAGTCGAACGGACGGACTGA
- a CDS encoding SPFH domain-containing protein, whose product MQIGSVLLLFIGLVVAILFMGFKVVPQGYQWTVERFGRYTNTLKPGLNIIIPVMDRIGRKINVMESVLDIPPQEVITADNATVQIDAVCFFQVVNTAQAAYEVNNLEHAIRNLLQTNIRTVLGSMELDAMLSQRDGINEKLLRTVDEATAPWGIKITRIEIKDISPPADLMAAMSGQMKAERIKRAQILEAEGLRAAAILTAEGKKQAQILEAEGSRQAAFLESEARERQAQAEALATQVVSQAIADGNVQAVNYFVAQKYIDALGRLASANNSKVILMPLEASQVIGAVGGIGEIVRATFDSKKA is encoded by the coding sequence ATGCAAATCGGTAGCGTACTTCTACTTTTTATCGGCCTCGTGGTCGCCATCCTGTTCATGGGGTTCAAGGTCGTGCCGCAAGGCTACCAATGGACAGTCGAGCGGTTCGGCCGCTACACCAACACGCTCAAGCCCGGCCTGAACATCATCATTCCCGTGATGGATCGCATCGGTCGCAAGATCAACGTCATGGAAAGCGTGCTGGACATCCCGCCACAAGAGGTCATCACCGCCGACAACGCCACGGTACAGATCGACGCCGTGTGCTTTTTCCAGGTGGTCAATACGGCTCAGGCCGCCTACGAGGTCAACAACCTCGAACACGCCATCCGCAACCTGCTGCAAACCAATATTCGCACGGTGCTCGGATCCATGGAGCTGGATGCCATGCTGAGCCAACGCGACGGTATCAATGAAAAACTGCTGCGCACCGTCGATGAAGCCACGGCGCCGTGGGGCATCAAGATCACGCGTATCGAGATCAAGGACATCAGCCCACCGGCCGACCTGATGGCCGCCATGTCCGGGCAGATGAAAGCCGAACGGATCAAGCGCGCCCAGATCCTCGAAGCCGAGGGCTTGCGAGCGGCGGCGATTCTGACCGCCGAAGGCAAGAAGCAGGCGCAGATCCTCGAGGCAGAGGGCAGCCGCCAGGCTGCGTTCCTTGAGTCGGAAGCCCGCGAACGCCAGGCGCAAGCCGAAGCCCTGGCCACCCAGGTGGTGTCCCAGGCCATCGCCGACGGTAACGTCCAGGCGGTGAATTACTTCGTCGCGCAAAAATACATCGACGCCTTGGGCCGCCTGGCCTCGGCCAACAACAGCAAGGTGATCCTGATGCCACTGGAAGCCAGCCAGGTCATCGGCGCAGTGGGCGGCATCGGCGAAATCGTCAGGGCCACTTTCGACAGCAAGAAAGCCTGA
- a CDS encoding GspE/PulE family protein, giving the protein MSTKHATQDRWLDLNDLLRQLVAQGIISQDSAETALNARRRHNANSQLHPLEFIANQHLDDLSRPGKRLDLENLTLWLAQQADQPYMRIDPLKINVAAVTPLMSYAFAQRHKILAVAVDRDAVTVASAQPYVSSWESDLTHVLKLPVKRVVANPVDIQRLSVEFYRLAKSVSGATTVDQQPSNLSNFEQLLNLGASDQEPDANDAHIVNIVDWLFQYAFQQRASDIHIEPRREQGTVRFRIDGVLHTVYQFPPQVTMAIISRLKSLGRMNVAEKRKPQDGRVKTKTPDGGEVELRLSTLPTAFGEKMVMRIFDPEVLLKDFDQLGFSADDLRRWQDMTRQPNGIILVTGPTGSGKTTTLYTTLKKLATPEVNLCTIEDPIEMVESSFNQMQVQHNIELSFAAGVRALMRQDPDIIMIGEIRDLETAEMAIQAALTGHLVLSTLHTNDAPSAISRLLELGVPHYLIKATVLGVMAQRLVRTLCPHCKSPLTLDEDDWQTLTRPWQAPLPTNAHQAVGCSECRDTGYRGRAGVYEIMQLTDSVKGLIHPDTDLLAVRRQAFKEGMRSLRLSGAQKVAAGLTTVEEVLRVTPQSEQK; this is encoded by the coding sequence ATGTCCACCAAACACGCCACTCAGGATCGCTGGCTGGACCTCAACGATCTGCTGCGCCAACTGGTCGCCCAGGGCATCATCAGCCAGGATTCAGCCGAAACAGCGCTTAACGCCCGCCGGCGCCATAACGCCAACAGCCAGTTGCACCCGTTGGAATTCATTGCCAACCAGCACCTCGACGACCTCAGTCGCCCCGGTAAGCGCCTGGACCTGGAAAACCTGACCCTGTGGCTGGCCCAGCAGGCCGACCAGCCCTACATGCGCATCGATCCGTTGAAAATCAACGTGGCGGCCGTTACGCCGCTGATGTCCTATGCCTTTGCGCAACGTCACAAGATCCTCGCCGTGGCGGTCGATCGCGACGCCGTCACCGTCGCCAGTGCCCAGCCCTATGTCAGCAGTTGGGAATCGGACCTGACCCATGTGCTCAAGCTGCCGGTCAAGCGGGTGGTCGCCAACCCGGTGGATATCCAGCGCCTGAGCGTAGAGTTCTATCGCCTGGCCAAATCGGTCAGCGGCGCCACCACGGTCGACCAGCAACCGAGCAACCTGAGCAATTTCGAACAGTTGCTCAACCTGGGCGCCAGCGATCAGGAGCCGGACGCCAACGACGCGCATATCGTCAACATCGTCGACTGGCTGTTCCAGTACGCCTTCCAGCAACGCGCCAGCGATATCCACATCGAGCCGCGCCGCGAGCAAGGCACCGTGCGCTTTCGCATCGACGGGGTGCTGCACACTGTCTACCAGTTCCCGCCCCAGGTGACGATGGCCATCATCAGCCGACTCAAGAGCCTGGGCCGAATGAACGTCGCTGAGAAACGCAAGCCGCAGGACGGCCGCGTCAAGACCAAGACCCCGGACGGCGGTGAAGTGGAGTTGCGACTGTCGACCCTGCCGACAGCGTTCGGCGAGAAAATGGTCATGCGGATTTTCGATCCGGAAGTGCTGCTCAAGGATTTCGACCAGTTGGGTTTTTCCGCCGACGACCTGCGGCGCTGGCAGGACATGACCCGCCAGCCCAACGGCATCATCCTGGTAACGGGCCCCACCGGGTCCGGCAAGACCACCACTCTCTACACCACGCTGAAGAAACTGGCGACGCCGGAGGTGAACCTCTGCACCATCGAAGATCCGATTGAAATGGTCGAGTCGTCCTTCAACCAGATGCAGGTGCAGCACAATATCGAGCTGTCCTTTGCCGCGGGCGTGCGCGCGCTGATGCGACAAGACCCGGACATCATCATGATCGGTGAGATTCGTGACCTCGAAACCGCGGAAATGGCGATCCAGGCAGCACTCACCGGGCACCTCGTGCTATCGACGTTGCACACCAACGATGCGCCGAGTGCCATAAGCCGCCTGCTGGAGCTCGGCGTGCCGCATTACCTGATCAAGGCCACGGTGCTCGGGGTCATGGCCCAGCGCCTGGTCCGCACCTTGTGCCCGCATTGCAAGTCGCCCTTGACCCTGGACGAAGACGACTGGCAAACCCTGACGCGTCCCTGGCAGGCTCCCCTGCCCACCAACGCCCATCAAGCCGTCGGTTGTTCGGAATGTCGCGACACCGGCTATCGCGGGCGCGCCGGGGTGTACGAAATCATGCAACTGACAGACAGCGTCAAAGGTTTGATCCACCCCGACACCGACCTGCTGGCCGTGCGCCGCCAGGCATTCAAGGAAGGCATGCGCAGCCTGCGACTTTCAGGGGCGCAAAAAGTCGCGGCGGGCTTGACCACCGTCGAGGAAGTGTTGCGGGTAACGCCGCAGAGCGAGCAGAAGTAG
- a CDS encoding Lrp/AsnC family transcriptional regulator: protein MQIELDAYDRRILALLQEDASLSSAQIAEQVGLSQSPCWRRIQRMKEEGVIRGQVTLLDRKKIGLNTQIFAEIKLNAHGRSNFTGFTEAIRGFPEVLECYVLMGSVDFLLRIVTADIEAYERFFFEKLSMVPGIQEVNSIVALSEIKSTTSLPVMR, encoded by the coding sequence ATGCAAATTGAGCTGGACGCCTACGACCGCAGGATATTGGCGCTGCTGCAAGAGGATGCATCCCTGTCCAGCGCGCAGATCGCCGAGCAGGTAGGTTTGTCCCAATCACCTTGTTGGCGGCGGATTCAGCGGATGAAGGAGGAGGGGGTCATACGTGGGCAAGTGACGCTTCTGGATCGCAAGAAAATTGGCCTGAACACGCAGATTTTCGCCGAGATCAAGCTCAACGCCCATGGCCGCTCGAATTTCACCGGGTTCACCGAGGCGATCCGTGGCTTTCCCGAGGTGCTGGAATGCTACGTGCTGATGGGATCGGTGGATTTCCTGCTAAGGATTGTCACGGCGGATATCGAGGCCTATGAGCGATTCTTTTTCGAGAAACTGTCGATGGTGCCGGGGATTCAGGAAGTGAATTCGATCGTGGCGCTGTCGGAGATCAAATCGACGACGAGCTTGCCGGTTATGCGCTGA
- a CDS encoding CYTH domain-containing protein — MQKETEIKLRVSRETLAALREHPLLKKRNKSGWERHELMNQYFDTPERDLARAKVALRLRRDGEEVIQTLKTRGQSIAGLSERNEYDWHLAKAKLDIKKLEGECWPEALAELDKKTLKPIFTTDFVRERAEIAWGRGKSKVVIEAALDLGHVVVGKQKEEICELELELREGEPAALLELAAELAATLPLMPCDISKAERGYRLHDASSYALSLPAPQLAGETPLDDAFAALSWHLLGSSQRLAEQYRFNGHWRLLQDWVENLAELRALLSSLGQAAPRQSTHDLRVALDALLEDWRPLVQAGLDDEDVRKAAPEQFLEELQDPRWGLFSLNASRWLLARSWTTGRNTRGDRQGAAQLASWLPRLLSEEASSLQLQRYQQQPEDLAEQLPRIERIQAWLHHARQVLEIPEMDRLYGELNKLAQLANEPITDETLDARKQQAIAVYQNRAWKTLLRL; from the coding sequence ATGCAGAAAGAAACCGAAATCAAACTCCGCGTCAGCCGCGAGACCCTGGCAGCGCTGCGCGAGCATCCGCTGCTGAAAAAGCGCAACAAGAGTGGCTGGGAACGCCACGAACTGATGAACCAGTACTTCGACACGCCGGAGCGTGACCTGGCCCGGGCCAAAGTCGCCCTGCGCCTGCGTCGCGACGGCGAAGAGGTGATCCAGACCCTCAAGACCCGCGGCCAGAGCATCGCCGGCCTGTCCGAGCGTAACGAATACGACTGGCACCTGGCCAAGGCCAAGCTCGACATCAAGAAGCTGGAAGGCGAATGCTGGCCAGAGGCGCTGGCCGAACTGGACAAGAAGACCCTCAAGCCGATCTTCACCACGGATTTCGTCCGCGAACGCGCCGAGATCGCCTGGGGCCGTGGCAAAAGCAAAGTCGTCATCGAAGCCGCGTTGGACCTGGGTCACGTCGTAGTCGGCAAGCAAAAGGAAGAAATCTGCGAGCTTGAGCTGGAATTGCGCGAAGGCGAGCCGGCTGCCCTGCTGGAACTCGCCGCCGAGCTGGCCGCCACCCTGCCCTTGATGCCTTGCGACATCAGCAAGGCCGAACGTGGCTATCGCCTGCATGACGCCAGCAGTTACGCCCTGAGCCTGCCTGCCCCGCAACTGGCCGGCGAGACACCGCTGGACGACGCCTTCGCCGCGTTGAGCTGGCATTTGCTCGGCAGCAGCCAGCGCCTGGCCGAGCAATATCGCTTCAACGGCCATTGGCGACTGTTGCAGGACTGGGTGGAGAACCTCGCCGAACTGCGCGCCTTGCTCAGCAGCCTTGGCCAGGCCGCGCCGCGCCAATCGACCCACGACTTGCGCGTCGCCCTGGATGCGCTGTTGGAAGATTGGCGTCCGCTGGTCCAGGCTGGGCTGGATGACGAAGACGTGCGCAAGGCAGCGCCGGAACAGTTCCTCGAAGAGCTGCAAGACCCACGTTGGGGCCTCTTTTCGCTGAACGCTTCACGCTGGCTGCTGGCCCGTAGCTGGACCACCGGCCGCAACACCCGTGGCGATCGCCAGGGCGCCGCGCAACTGGCCAGCTGGCTGCCACGCCTGCTGAGCGAGGAGGCCTCGTCGCTGCAACTGCAACGTTACCAGCAGCAACCGGAAGACCTCGCGGAGCAATTGCCACGCATCGAGCGCATCCAGGCCTGGCTTCACCATGCTCGCCAAGTGTTGGAAATCCCGGAAATGGACCGCCTCTATGGCGAACTGAACAAATTGGCGCAACTGGCCAACGAGCCGATCACCGACGAAACCCTGGATGCGCGCAAGCAGCAGGCTATTGCGGTGTATCAGAATCGGGCCTGGAAGACTTTGTTGCGCCTGTGA
- the argE gene encoding acetylornithine deacetylase, which produces MPLPSMKDQFAALIAAPSVSCTQPALDQSNAAVIELLAGWLTELGFSCDIQQVSPGKFNLLASFGTGPGGLVLAGHSDTVPFDGALWQTDPLKLTEVDGRWVGLGSCDMKGFFALAIEAVRPLLDQPFKQPLLILATCDEESSMAGARALADAGRPLGRAAVIGEPTGLRPIRLHKGVMMERIDILGRSGHSSDPSLGHSALEAMHDAMGELRGLRLQWQREFRNPQFTVPQPTLNFGCIHGGDNPNRICGQCSMEFDLRPLPGMDPQVLRAAIQQKLDPIAERHKVRIDYAPLFPEVPPFEQAEDAELVRVAERLTGYRAEAVAFATEAPYLHRLGCETLVLGPGDIACAHQPGEYLEMSRLQPTVELLRQLIGHYCLTPATAD; this is translated from the coding sequence ATGCCTTTGCCATCCATGAAAGATCAGTTCGCTGCCCTGATCGCCGCGCCTTCGGTCAGCTGTACCCAGCCAGCGCTGGACCAGTCCAATGCTGCCGTGATCGAACTGTTGGCGGGCTGGCTCACCGAGCTTGGATTTTCCTGTGATATCCAGCAGGTCAGCCCCGGCAAGTTCAATCTCCTGGCCAGTTTCGGTACCGGCCCCGGCGGGCTGGTGTTGGCCGGGCACAGCGACACGGTGCCGTTCGATGGCGCGCTGTGGCAGACCGATCCCTTGAAGCTCACCGAGGTCGATGGGCGTTGGGTGGGCCTGGGCAGTTGCGACATGAAGGGCTTCTTTGCCTTGGCCATCGAAGCGGTCAGGCCTTTGCTGGATCAACCGTTCAAGCAACCGTTGCTGATCCTTGCCACGTGCGACGAAGAAAGCTCCATGGCCGGCGCCCGTGCCCTGGCCGACGCAGGACGCCCGCTGGGGCGCGCGGCGGTGATCGGCGAGCCCACGGGTCTCAGGCCAATCCGCCTGCACAAGGGGGTGATGATGGAGCGCATCGACATCCTCGGGCGCAGCGGCCATTCCTCCGACCCGAGCCTGGGCCATAGCGCCCTCGAAGCGATGCACGACGCCATGGGCGAGCTGCGCGGTTTGCGCCTGCAATGGCAGCGGGAATTCCGTAACCCTCAGTTCACCGTGCCACAGCCGACCCTGAATTTCGGCTGCATCCACGGCGGTGACAACCCCAATCGGATTTGCGGCCAGTGCTCCATGGAATTCGACCTGCGGCCCTTGCCGGGCATGGACCCGCAAGTTCTACGGGCGGCTATCCAGCAGAAGCTCGATCCGATTGCCGAGCGTCACAAGGTCAGGATCGACTATGCGCCGCTGTTTCCCGAAGTGCCGCCATTCGAGCAGGCCGAGGATGCGGAATTGGTCCGGGTCGCCGAACGGCTCACCGGTTATCGCGCCGAAGCAGTGGCGTTCGCTACCGAAGCGCCTTATCTTCACCGTCTTGGCTGCGAAACCCTGGTGTTGGGTCCCGGCGATATTGCCTGTGCCCACCAGCCCGGCGAATACCTTGAAATGTCACGTTTGCAACCTACCGTAGAGTTGTTGCGCCAGTTGATCGGGCATTATTGCCTGACACCGGCCACGGCCGATTAA
- the argA gene encoding amino-acid N-acetyltransferase, with product MPEYVNWLRHASPYINAHRDCTFIVMLPGDGVEHPNFGNIVHDLVLLHSLGVRLVLVHGSRPQIETRLAARGLTPHYHHGMRITDAATLECVIDAVGQLRIAIEARLSMDMASSPMQGSRLRVASGNLVTARPIGVLEGVDYHHTGEVRRVDRKGINRLLDERSIVLLSPLGYSPTGEIFNLACEDVATRAAIDLAADKLLLFGAEQGLIGEDGRLVRELRPQQVPAHMQRLGSDYQAELLDAAAQACRGGVARSHIVSYAENGALLAELFTRDGSGTLVAQEQFEVVREAAIEDVGGLLDLISPLEEQGILVRRSREVLEREIEQFSVVEREGMIIACAALYQIADSDAGELACLAVNPEYRHGGRGDELLERIETRARAKGLKTLFVLTTRTAHWFRERGFEPSSVERLPAARASLYNYQRNSKIFEKTL from the coding sequence ATGCCCGAATACGTCAATTGGCTTCGTCACGCTTCGCCCTATATCAATGCCCACCGCGATTGCACCTTCATCGTCATGCTGCCTGGCGATGGGGTGGAGCATCCCAACTTCGGCAACATTGTCCATGACCTGGTGCTGCTGCACAGCCTCGGCGTACGCCTGGTGCTGGTTCATGGTTCGCGCCCGCAGATCGAAACCCGCCTCGCTGCCCGGGGCCTGACACCGCATTATCATCACGGCATGCGCATCACCGATGCCGCCACGCTGGAGTGCGTGATCGACGCGGTCGGGCAGTTGCGCATCGCCATCGAGGCGCGCCTGTCCATGGACATGGCGTCCTCGCCGATGCAGGGCTCGCGGCTGCGGGTCGCCAGCGGCAACCTGGTCACCGCGCGGCCGATCGGCGTGCTTGAAGGGGTGGATTATCACCACACCGGCGAGGTGCGTCGGGTCGACCGCAAGGGCATCAATCGCCTGCTGGACGAGCGCTCCATCGTGCTGCTGTCGCCGTTGGGCTATTCGCCCACCGGCGAAATCTTCAATCTGGCCTGCGAAGACGTCGCCACCCGGGCGGCCATTGATCTGGCGGCCGATAAACTGCTGCTGTTCGGTGCCGAACAGGGATTGATCGGTGAAGATGGCCGGCTGGTTCGCGAGTTACGGCCGCAGCAGGTCCCGGCCCACATGCAGCGCCTGGGCAGCGACTACCAGGCCGAACTGCTGGACGCGGCCGCCCAGGCTTGCCGTGGCGGTGTCGCGCGCAGCCATATCGTCAGCTATGCCGAAAACGGCGCGTTGCTGGCTGAGCTGTTCACTCGGGACGGTAGCGGCACGCTGGTTGCCCAAGAGCAATTCGAAGTGGTGCGCGAAGCGGCCATCGAGGACGTCGGCGGCTTGCTCGACCTGATCAGCCCGCTGGAGGAGCAAGGAATCCTGGTGCGTCGCTCTCGCGAAGTGCTGGAGCGTGAAATCGAACAGTTCAGCGTGGTCGAGCGCGAAGGCATGATCATCGCCTGCGCGGCGCTGTACCAGATCGCCGATTCTGACGCCGGGGAGTTGGCCTGCCTGGCGGTGAACCCGGAATACCGCCACGGTGGCCGGGGCGATGAATTGCTGGAGCGGATCGAAACCCGGGCCCGTGCCAAGGGGCTCAAGACCCTGTTCGTACTCACGACCCGAACCGCCCACTGGTTCCGTGAGCGGGGCTTTGAACCCAGTAGCGTCGAGCGCCTGCCAGCGGCGCGAGCGTCGCTTTACAACTACCAGCGCAACTCGAAAATCTTCGAAAAAACCCTGTAG
- a CDS encoding OprD family outer membrane porin, with protein sequence MKKSTLAMAVAVGVLAQQAGAAGFIEDSKASVSSRTMYFDNDNREGAEDQREAATGLKFDYKSGFTQGVVGFGIDAQALVGLHLDGGKGQRPADNNSFSPSDSDGSAEHSWSRASGNVKALFSKTEAHLGGALQPNLPILVANDGRLLPQTFEGGTITSKDLDNVTFNAGQLEHAVGRAGTNSTGLAVNGGTEESNQFRYAGADWKVTKDLTLQYYYANLQDYYKQHFLGAVHVFPISEGQSFKTDLRYFDSSSDGRNGDAGYSFNNNGGYAKTPGEVDNKTWSAMFTYTLGGSAFLLGHQQVGDDGGFVYMNQGSLLNDNGRNEGAGGSSFYLFTDSMIHQFVRAGENTTFGQYSYDFTGLGVPGLKAAIAYLHGDDIKSATGGSETSEWERDMRLDYVVQQGSLKGFGATLRHGSYRGSSTGIDDQDQTRLIFNYTYNFM encoded by the coding sequence ATGAAGAAGTCCACCTTGGCCATGGCAGTGGCCGTTGGGGTATTGGCGCAGCAAGCAGGCGCCGCCGGTTTTATCGAAGACAGCAAGGCGTCTGTTAGTTCTCGTACCATGTATTTTGACAACGATAACCGTGAAGGCGCCGAAGATCAGCGTGAGGCGGCGACCGGCCTGAAGTTCGATTACAAGTCCGGCTTCACTCAAGGTGTCGTTGGTTTTGGTATCGATGCCCAAGCGTTGGTTGGTCTTCACTTGGATGGCGGTAAAGGCCAGCGCCCAGCAGACAACAACTCTTTCTCGCCTAGCGATTCCGACGGTTCGGCGGAACACAGCTGGAGCCGTGCGTCGGGCAATGTGAAGGCGCTCTTCTCCAAGACCGAGGCACACCTGGGGGGGGCTCTGCAGCCTAACCTGCCGATCCTGGTCGCCAACGATGGCCGCCTGCTGCCGCAAACCTTTGAAGGTGGCACCATCACCTCCAAGGACTTGGACAACGTGACGTTCAATGCCGGTCAACTGGAACACGCCGTTGGCCGTGCCGGGACTAACAGCACCGGCTTGGCGGTCAACGGTGGTACTGAAGAAAGTAACCAGTTCCGTTATGCCGGTGCTGATTGGAAGGTCACCAAAGACCTGACCCTGCAGTACTACTACGCCAACCTGCAGGATTACTACAAGCAACACTTCCTGGGCGCAGTACACGTGTTCCCGATCAGCGAAGGCCAGTCGTTCAAGACTGACCTGCGTTACTTCGACAGCAGCTCGGACGGCCGCAACGGCGACGCGGGCTACAGCTTCAACAACAACGGTGGCTATGCCAAGACCCCGGGCGAGGTCGATAACAAGACCTGGAGCGCCATGTTCACGTACACCCTGGGCGGTAGCGCGTTCCTGTTGGGTCACCAGCAAGTGGGCGATGACGGTGGCTTCGTCTACATGAACCAAGGCAGCCTGCTTAACGACAACGGTCGCAACGAAGGCGCGGGTGGTTCAAGCTTCTACCTGTTCACCGACAGCATGATCCATCAGTTCGTTCGTGCAGGTGAGAACACCACGTTTGGTCAGTACTCGTACGACTTCACTGGCTTGGGCGTTCCTGGCCTGAAGGCAGCGATTGCCTATCTGCACGGCGATGACATCAAGTCCGCCACCGGCGGAAGCGAAACTTCCGAGTGGGAACGCGACATGCGTCTGGACTACGTTGTCCAGCAAGGTTCGCTCAAGGGCTTCGGCGCTACCCTGCGTCATGGCTCTTACCGTGGCAGCAGCACCGGTATTGACGACCAGGATCAGACCCGCCTGATCTTCAACTACACTTACAACTTCATGTAA